Proteins from a genomic interval of Phycisphaeraceae bacterium:
- the ftsY gene encoding signal recognition particle-docking protein FtsY: MSFFKSISSKLKQGLAKTRDILLMDVRDVIPVGRKLDAALIDELQARLLRADIGVKTTDRLIADIRADYKAGKMTRGEDVVEYLKRELKAMWPEGMTAFQGVSPGGGPLVVLVTGINGAGKTTSIAKLCHLFRSQGRTVLLAACDTFRAGAVRQLEIWAERLSVEVVKGQQGGDPAAVAFDACKAALARGVDVLILDTAGRLHTQDPLMRQLAKIRQVVSKQIPGAPHETLLVLDATTGQNALRQVDEFSKTLRDGEAALPGATPGITGIFLAKLDGTAKGGIVIAIRAESAVPVKFVGLGERPEDVEPFDPAAFIEAMFAA, from the coding sequence ATGTCGTTCTTCAAGTCCATCTCGAGCAAACTCAAGCAGGGCCTCGCCAAGACGAGGGACATCCTGCTCATGGATGTCAGGGACGTCATCCCTGTCGGCCGCAAGCTCGATGCGGCGCTGATCGATGAACTCCAGGCCCGCCTCCTGCGGGCCGACATCGGCGTCAAGACCACCGACCGCCTCATCGCCGACATCCGCGCCGACTACAAGGCCGGCAAGATGACCCGTGGCGAGGACGTGGTCGAGTACCTCAAGCGCGAACTCAAGGCCATGTGGCCCGAGGGGATGACCGCGTTCCAGGGTGTCTCCCCCGGCGGCGGCCCGCTTGTCGTGCTCGTCACCGGCATCAACGGCGCCGGCAAGACGACTTCCATCGCGAAGTTGTGCCATCTCTTCCGATCCCAAGGACGGACCGTTCTCCTTGCCGCCTGCGACACCTTCCGTGCCGGTGCCGTCCGCCAACTCGAGATCTGGGCCGAACGACTCTCCGTCGAGGTCGTCAAGGGCCAGCAGGGGGGCGACCCCGCGGCCGTCGCCTTCGACGCCTGTAAGGCGGCCCTGGCCCGCGGAGTCGATGTGCTCATCCTCGACACCGCCGGCCGCCTCCACACCCAGGATCCGTTGATGCGGCAACTCGCGAAGATCCGTCAGGTCGTCTCGAAGCAGATCCCCGGTGCGCCGCACGAGACGCTCCTCGTCCTCGACGCCACGACCGGCCAGAACGCGCTCCGCCAGGTAGACGAGTTCTCCAAGACCCTCCGCGACGGCGAGGCCGCCCTCCCCGGCGCTACCCCGGGCATCACCGGCATCTTCCTTGCCAAACTTGACGGCACCGCCAAGGGCGGCATCGTGATCGCGATCCGGGCTGAGTCCGCCGTCCCCGTGAAGTTCGTCGGCCTCGGCGAACGCCCCGAGGATGTGGAGCCCTTCGACCCCGCCGCGTTCATAGAGGCTATGTTCGCGGCCTAG
- a CDS encoding arginine N-succinyltransferase, producing MFVLRRAKIEDIPTLLKLAKMVHFINLPADKDIIADKVTTSRRSFLTATQRRRAEADGRSLSDLPVTPPETRPDRQGGESANGLAAITTRSDLFMFVLEDTESGGILGTSQIISRMGGPGAPNVFFQLERREFFSRTLQQGGTHVVAKLVLDETGPTEIGGLILQPSYRGHKMKLGRFLSLARFHFIGLHRGMFSDRVLAEMMAPITPDGRSTLWEYLGRRFINLTYDEADRFCQYSKEFMTSLLPREEIYLTLLPPEARSVVGEVGPETLPARRMLERLGFTCKDRIDPFDGGPNLDVATDDIPLVRDTRRAKVGPPIAVSESTRFGMVSRLDEDGEFRAMEIPFEDGRGGAIRIAKSAMKLLQIAEGSEVGVTPTPHPLRPVEGSGRRPIKEGRRARRSRS from the coding sequence TTGTTTGTTTTGCGTCGAGCCAAGATCGAGGACATTCCGACCCTGCTGAAGCTGGCCAAAATGGTCCACTTCATCAATCTGCCCGCCGACAAGGACATCATCGCCGACAAGGTGACTACCTCGCGCCGCAGCTTCCTCACCGCCACCCAGAGGCGACGTGCCGAGGCCGACGGCCGCTCGCTTTCCGACCTGCCCGTCACCCCCCCCGAGACGCGCCCCGACCGCCAGGGCGGCGAATCCGCCAACGGCCTCGCAGCCATCACCACCCGGTCCGACCTCTTCATGTTCGTCCTGGAGGACACCGAGAGCGGCGGCATCCTTGGCACCAGCCAGATCATCTCCCGCATGGGCGGCCCCGGCGCTCCGAACGTCTTCTTCCAGCTCGAACGCCGAGAGTTCTTCTCCCGCACGCTTCAGCAGGGCGGCACCCACGTCGTCGCCAAGCTCGTCCTTGACGAGACCGGACCGACCGAGATCGGCGGCCTGATCCTCCAGCCCTCCTACCGCGGCCACAAGATGAAACTCGGCCGCTTCCTCTCACTCGCCCGGTTTCATTTCATCGGCCTCCACCGCGGGATGTTCTCCGACCGCGTCCTCGCCGAGATGATGGCCCCGATCACCCCCGATGGCCGCAGCACGCTCTGGGAGTACCTCGGCCGCCGGTTCATCAACCTCACGTACGACGAGGCTGACCGCTTCTGCCAGTACAGCAAGGAGTTCATGACCTCCCTGCTGCCGCGTGAGGAGATCTACCTCACCCTCCTCCCACCCGAAGCGCGCAGCGTCGTCGGCGAGGTCGGTCCTGAGACCCTCCCCGCTCGTCGCATGCTTGAACGCCTCGGGTTCACGTGCAAAGACAGGATCGACCCGTTCGACGGCGGACCCAACCTCGACGTCGCGACCGACGACATCCCGCTGGTCAGGGATACCCGCCGAGCGAAGGTCGGACCGCCGATCGCCGTGAGCGAATCAACCCGTTTCGGAATGGTCAGTCGCCTCGACGAGGATGGTGAGTTTCGAGCGATGGAGATCCCGTTCGAGGACGGTCGCGGCGGCGCCATTCGAATCGCCAAGTCCGCGATGAAGCTCCTACAGATCGCCGAGGGCTCCGAGGTCGGTGTTACCCCTACTCCGCACCCGCTGCGACCCGTCGAGGGAAGTGGCCGCCGCCCCATCAAGGAAGGACGACGCGCCCGCCGGAGTCGGTCATGA
- a CDS encoding aldehyde dehydrogenase family protein yields MTQPHHPSLQRPAADLIGGEWILLDPPPANPDGAGSVTSWNPAHPGEPIWSASTRGEHPDRAIAAARAALPTWIHAGRDRRFAVLRRYQEICRARERQIAELIRDEVGKVMWEARAEAVALAGKVDITLDQSPTSGLARTTDWEIPLAPSRTGRTLFRPHGVMAVIGPFNFPAHLPNGHIVPALAMGNTIILKPSDKAPAVGQLIGELFQEALHQEGFPDGVVNVVQGGADIAAAIVQHDGIDGILFTGSWPVGRRILQASLDRPGRIAALEMGGNNAAVVLPDADLRQAAIEIVRSAFNTAGQRCTCTRRAVLHRDIAPAMIAAICKAATQLIIGDPRAEYPMFMGPVISSHARDGILGAVAEFSKSGGEVLVEGSQVEVQGARGWFVSPSVVRVDRFLPSDGSDAGCDVEVFGPVLRICIVDSLDAAIAQANATRFGLAASIFTTNQASAERFLAEARAGCINVNTGTAGASSKLPFGGLGLSGNHRPAGSFSLDYCAYPVAAMVESGSAATIPEGMRFDDAWLG; encoded by the coding sequence ATGACCCAGCCGCACCACCCGTCGCTCCAACGCCCCGCGGCAGACCTGATCGGCGGCGAGTGGATCCTCCTCGATCCCCCGCCTGCCAACCCCGACGGCGCCGGCTCGGTCACTTCCTGGAACCCAGCCCATCCCGGCGAGCCGATCTGGTCAGCGAGCACTCGCGGTGAACACCCCGACCGCGCGATCGCCGCGGCCCGGGCCGCCCTCCCAACATGGATCCACGCCGGTCGCGACCGCCGGTTCGCCGTCCTCCGGCGCTACCAGGAGATATGCCGAGCCCGGGAACGCCAGATCGCGGAACTCATCCGCGACGAGGTCGGCAAGGTCATGTGGGAGGCACGGGCCGAGGCGGTAGCGCTCGCCGGCAAGGTCGATATCACGCTCGATCAGTCGCCGACATCCGGCCTGGCCCGGACCACCGACTGGGAGATCCCACTGGCCCCGAGCCGGACCGGCCGAACGCTCTTCCGGCCGCACGGCGTCATGGCGGTCATCGGCCCCTTCAACTTCCCGGCGCACCTTCCCAACGGCCACATCGTCCCCGCGCTGGCGATGGGAAACACCATCATCCTCAAGCCCAGCGACAAGGCCCCGGCTGTCGGACAACTCATTGGGGAGCTGTTCCAAGAGGCGTTGCACCAGGAGGGCTTCCCCGACGGGGTCGTCAACGTGGTGCAGGGTGGGGCCGACATCGCCGCGGCCATCGTCCAGCACGACGGCATCGATGGAATCCTCTTCACCGGATCCTGGCCCGTTGGCCGGCGCATTCTCCAGGCCAGCCTCGACCGGCCCGGTCGCATCGCGGCCTTGGAGATGGGCGGTAACAACGCCGCCGTGGTCCTGCCGGACGCCGACCTGCGGCAGGCCGCCATCGAGATTGTCCGATCGGCGTTCAACACCGCCGGACAGCGATGCACCTGCACCCGCCGCGCCGTGCTCCACCGCGACATCGCTCCGGCGATGATCGCCGCGATCTGCAAGGCCGCGACCCAGTTAATCATCGGCGACCCCCGCGCGGAGTACCCGATGTTCATGGGCCCGGTCATCTCCAGTCACGCCCGGGATGGCATCCTCGGTGCGGTCGCCGAGTTCTCGAAGTCCGGCGGCGAGGTGCTCGTGGAGGGCTCCCAGGTGGAGGTCCAGGGCGCCAGGGGGTGGTTCGTCTCCCCATCGGTGGTCCGGGTGGACCGCTTTCTCCCATCAGACGGCTCCGACGCCGGTTGCGATGTCGAGGTCTTCGGTCCGGTCCTGCGGATCTGCATCGTTGACTCCCTCGATGCCGCCATCGCCCAGGCCAACGCGACCCGCTTCGGCCTCGCCGCATCAATCTTCACGACGAACCAGGCCTCCGCCGAGCGATTCCTCGCAGAGGCCCGCGCTGGCTGCATCAACGTGAACACCGGGACCGCCGGCGCCAGCAGCAAACTCCCCTTCGGCGGTCTTGGCCTGTCGGGCAACCACCGCCCCGCGGGCTCATTCTCGCTGGACTACTGCGCCTATCCCGTTGCCGCGATGGTTGAATCCGGCTCCGCCGCGACGATCCCCGAGGGCATGCGATTTGATGACGCTTGGCTTGGCTGA
- the speB gene encoding agmatinase → MPGKTILPDPRQSPRYSGLCTFCRYPRLADVAPENSPVDWAIYGVPFDGGVTYRPGARFGPRSIREESQYVKRYSIEHDVDVCSVLSLADAGDAPVRPFSCGENARAVHEFAMGLGKPSSTRLFAVGGDHSIAYANIKATWERRGKPAGGLPLIHFDSHLDTVDSTMGESWSHASPFIRAIQDGLVDPGRMISLGIKGPLNTASDLDFARRHGITMVTHGDYAREGASRLDDFVRSLAGAEAYLTFDIDCVDPAYAPGTGTPSVGGFTSAEALALIRGLRGANIVGADVVEVLPDRDVSGITALLAAHVIFEVLCLDAVRRTNDSQPAGRQHRSASKS, encoded by the coding sequence ATGCCAGGCAAGACCATCCTCCCCGATCCTCGCCAGTCGCCGCGATACTCCGGTCTGTGCACATTCTGTCGCTACCCAAGGCTCGCCGACGTCGCTCCGGAGAACTCCCCCGTCGACTGGGCGATCTACGGCGTTCCGTTCGATGGCGGCGTGACCTACCGCCCGGGCGCCAGGTTCGGACCGCGATCAATCCGGGAGGAGAGCCAGTACGTCAAGAGATACTCAATCGAGCACGACGTCGATGTGTGCAGTGTCCTGAGCCTTGCAGACGCCGGCGATGCTCCCGTCCGCCCCTTCTCCTGCGGCGAGAACGCGCGGGCTGTCCACGAGTTCGCCATGGGTCTTGGCAAACCCTCCTCCACGCGGCTCTTTGCCGTCGGGGGCGACCATTCCATCGCCTACGCCAACATCAAGGCAACCTGGGAACGCCGCGGCAAGCCCGCTGGCGGTCTCCCTCTGATTCACTTCGACAGCCACCTCGACACGGTCGACTCGACGATGGGCGAGTCCTGGTCCCACGCATCGCCCTTTATCCGGGCCATCCAGGACGGGCTCGTCGACCCCGGCCGGATGATCTCCCTCGGCATCAAGGGCCCGCTGAACACCGCCTCCGATCTCGACTTTGCCCGCCGCCACGGGATCACCATGGTCACCCACGGCGACTATGCGAGAGAGGGCGCCTCGCGGCTCGACGACTTCGTGCGGTCGCTGGCTGGTGCGGAGGCCTATCTCACGTTCGATATCGATTGCGTCGACCCGGCCTACGCGCCGGGGACGGGCACGCCGAGCGTCGGCGGATTCACCTCCGCAGAAGCACTCGCCCTCATCAGAGGTCTGCGAGGCGCGAACATCGTCGGGGCGGATGTTGTTGAAGTCCTCCCCGATCGAGATGTCAGCGGTATAACCGCCCTGCTCGCGGCCCACGTTATCTTCGAGGTACTCTGCCTAGACGCGGTCCGAAGGACGAATGACTCCCAGCCCGCCGGGAGGCAGCACCGTTCTGCATCAAAAAGCTAG
- the tilS gene encoding tRNA lysidine(34) synthetase TilS, which translates to MIRPRIANSQLRALRRHPVAAAILRSWRRLTTSGPRAGPGSSTLIACSGGADSSALAIALAAGAAPGISLAVAHIVHDLRPQEQALADRDAAMGLAARLGVQFVESRVSVSSERKIWRSGRHISSKGNPEAIARRLRYTELARLASDLGLAFVATGHQADDQVETVIMGLLRGAGPAGMAGVADARSIGDGAFETAVIRPMLGVSHAHAITLCRDAGVSWAEDETNADTSRLRAGVRHTVSPALYALRPTAALRMARTARLMRDIDGLISDLASSLIDVATVQPPDGPPEELTWPRDSLRPVRPVVLTSLFHRAARLIRDDIGRDRLNGRLIDPVVLAIKSECTDSKAYLWPGVNIQVTAHRVSMRRRDRSMNND; encoded by the coding sequence GTGATCAGGCCACGCATTGCCAACTCGCAACTCCGCGCGCTCCGGCGGCACCCCGTCGCGGCGGCCATTCTCCGGTCGTGGCGTCGGCTGACCACGAGCGGCCCACGAGCCGGTCCGGGGTCGTCCACGCTCATCGCCTGTTCCGGTGGAGCCGATTCCTCCGCCCTGGCAATCGCACTTGCGGCCGGCGCTGCACCCGGCATCTCTCTGGCGGTGGCCCACATTGTCCACGACCTCCGCCCGCAGGAGCAGGCCTTGGCCGACCGCGACGCCGCCATGGGACTTGCTGCCCGTCTCGGCGTTCAGTTTGTCGAGTCCCGGGTCAGCGTGTCGAGCGAGCGAAAGATCTGGCGCAGTGGTCGTCACATCTCGTCAAAGGGAAACCCCGAAGCAATCGCCCGCCGTCTCCGCTATACCGAGCTCGCCCGGCTCGCCAGCGATCTCGGCCTCGCTTTCGTCGCGACGGGCCACCAGGCCGACGACCAGGTCGAAACTGTGATCATGGGGCTGCTGCGCGGTGCTGGACCTGCCGGGATGGCCGGGGTTGCCGACGCCCGATCCATCGGTGATGGCGCCTTTGAGACCGCGGTTATCCGTCCGATGCTCGGAGTCTCGCACGCCCACGCAATCACCCTGTGCCGGGACGCCGGAGTTTCATGGGCCGAAGACGAGACAAACGCCGACACGTCGCGTCTCCGCGCCGGTGTACGGCACACCGTCTCACCGGCCTTGTACGCACTCCGCCCAACCGCGGCCCTGCGTATGGCACGCACCGCAAGGCTGATGCGAGATATCGATGGCCTCATCAGCGATCTCGCGTCGAGCCTGATCGATGTCGCCACGGTTCAGCCGCCCGACGGACCGCCCGAGGAACTTACCTGGCCACGCGACAGCCTCCGACCCGTGCGTCCGGTGGTGCTCACGAGCCTCTTCCACCGGGCCGCCCGTCTCATCCGCGACGACATCGGCCGGGACCGCCTGAATGGCCGGCTCATTGATCCCGTTGTTCTCGCCATCAAGTCCGAGTGCACCGATTCGAAGGCGTATCTTTGGCCGGGCGTCAACATCCAAGTCACGGCGCATCGCGTAAGCATGCGGCGACGAGACAGGTCAATGAACAATGACTGA
- a CDS encoding SCO family protein, with amino-acid sequence MGRTLLVAIGIVGAVLVTSVLTLSVLRSRGSAAVPGAVSSASIGSDDPGAADPNFEDIVIPPFSFVNQDGEGVTQEALKGRVTIINFIFTNCPLICPEMTGVTAGLVDQLKGTPVQIMSISVDPDHDTPERLKEFAQTFGADLTRWQFLRGEKRAVWDMLRSGLKFAIKEDASVPVTLSDGTSMANIVHPSKLLLVGPEGNVLAMYYFRDEEAIRALGARARALATRLRGATAQTARP; translated from the coding sequence ATGGGACGAACGTTGCTTGTCGCTATCGGGATCGTGGGGGCGGTGCTGGTGACTTCGGTGCTGACGCTGTCGGTGCTCCGAAGCCGGGGATCCGCTGCGGTACCTGGAGCGGTGAGCAGTGCTTCGATTGGGTCCGACGACCCCGGGGCGGCTGATCCGAACTTCGAGGACATCGTGATCCCGCCGTTCTCCTTTGTGAACCAGGATGGCGAAGGGGTGACGCAGGAGGCCTTGAAGGGGCGCGTCACGATTATCAACTTCATCTTCACGAACTGCCCGCTCATCTGCCCGGAAATGACCGGGGTAACGGCGGGGCTTGTTGATCAGCTGAAGGGGACGCCGGTGCAGATCATGAGCATCAGCGTTGACCCGGATCATGACACGCCGGAGCGGCTGAAGGAGTTCGCCCAGACATTCGGGGCCGACCTGACGCGGTGGCAGTTCCTCCGCGGCGAAAAGCGCGCGGTATGGGACATGCTGAGATCGGGACTGAAGTTCGCGATCAAGGAGGATGCTTCGGTCCCGGTGACGCTGAGCGATGGGACCTCGATGGCCAACATCGTTCATCCGTCGAAGCTGCTGCTGGTGGGACCCGAGGGGAACGTGCTTGCAATGTACTACTTCCGGGACGAGGAAGCGATCCGGGCGCTCGGAGCTCGGGCCAGGGCGCTGGCAACTCGGTTGCGGGGGGCGACGGCACAGACGGCCCGCCCCTAG
- the cyoE gene encoding heme o synthase, with the protein MTASTSIAPAVDRAGGGRTLGAGPGSIESPGMVASYIELTKPRITRLVTITSGVGFVMAALGRPGWPLGELAWIASGALVGTVMSAAGASALNQWWEWRRDAMMPRTAHRPLPQGRVSKAGALGLGLVLCVLGVAVLWAMCGAVPAVVSLATILSYVLLYTPLKPITSLATLIGAVPGALPPLIGWTAASTHGGWILGDLAANAGGWSLFVLMLVWQVPHFLAIAWMYRDDYAKGGYRMLPMADADGRATASVILLWSVTLLPATLAPALLMPERLGAGYVAAAVLTGLGFIAVAVRLRRTRTREDARRVFFGSIIHLPVILAAMVADAIFRTF; encoded by the coding sequence ATGACTGCATCCACCTCGATCGCCCCCGCCGTTGACCGTGCCGGTGGCGGTCGCACCCTCGGCGCGGGGCCGGGCTCGATCGAGTCGCCGGGCATGGTCGCCTCGTACATCGAGCTGACCAAGCCGCGGATTACTCGCCTGGTGACGATTACGTCCGGCGTCGGGTTCGTGATGGCGGCACTGGGGCGACCGGGATGGCCGCTGGGAGAGTTGGCCTGGATCGCGTCCGGGGCGTTGGTCGGAACGGTGATGTCGGCCGCGGGGGCGAGTGCCCTCAACCAGTGGTGGGAGTGGCGGCGGGATGCCATGATGCCTCGGACGGCCCATCGGCCGCTGCCCCAGGGACGTGTGAGTAAGGCCGGAGCGTTGGGGCTGGGCTTGGTGTTGTGCGTGCTGGGAGTCGCCGTGCTGTGGGCGATGTGTGGCGCAGTGCCTGCGGTCGTATCGCTGGCGACGATTCTGTCGTACGTGCTGCTCTACACGCCGCTGAAGCCGATCACTTCGCTGGCGACCCTGATCGGAGCGGTCCCTGGGGCGCTGCCCCCGCTGATCGGCTGGACCGCCGCATCAACTCACGGGGGCTGGATTCTGGGGGACCTCGCGGCGAATGCCGGGGGGTGGTCGCTCTTTGTGTTGATGCTCGTGTGGCAGGTCCCCCACTTCCTCGCGATCGCGTGGATGTACCGGGATGACTATGCGAAGGGCGGGTATCGGATGCTGCCGATGGCAGACGCGGATGGGCGGGCAACGGCCTCGGTGATCCTGCTGTGGTCGGTCACGCTGCTGCCGGCGACGTTGGCGCCGGCGCTGCTGATGCCCGAGCGCCTGGGCGCTGGGTATGTGGCTGCGGCCGTGCTGACGGGGCTTGGGTTCATCGCGGTGGCCGTGCGGCTCAGGCGAACGCGGACGCGCGAGGATGCCCGGCGGGTGTTCTTTGGATCCATCATCCATCTGCCCGTCATCCTGGCGGCGATGGTGGCGGATGCGATCTTCCGAACGTTCTAG
- the fmt gene encoding methionyl-tRNA formyltransferase, translating into MRLMYFGSGAFGLPTLESLAARHEILGVVTQPDRPAGRGGKPTPTPIAEWAARNLPGVPLIKPERVNEASVAARIRDIGVAADAWVVIAFGQKLGRALLEGVMAVNLHASLLPRWRGAAPINAAILAGDAETGNSVITLAERMDAGLVLGQTRRSIEPSMTAGELHDLLAADGPALVQSVLERAVPRFRAGLEPEGEVQDNSRVTLANKLSKRDGSMRFDLPADFCRRQVHALTPWPGVTVLCEGRLLKVLRVRTVGGTSPQAPGALIDPAGGVVACGDGTMLALLEVQPPGKRPMAWADYARGRTLNAGDRFSEFEPGGHD; encoded by the coding sequence ATGCGGCTGATGTACTTTGGTTCCGGTGCCTTCGGCCTCCCCACCCTTGAATCGCTCGCGGCCCGCCACGAGATTCTGGGAGTGGTCACTCAACCAGATCGTCCGGCCGGTCGGGGCGGTAAGCCCACGCCAACTCCGATTGCGGAATGGGCCGCCCGGAACCTGCCCGGGGTTCCGCTGATCAAGCCGGAGCGTGTGAACGAGGCAAGCGTGGCGGCGCGGATCCGCGACATCGGAGTGGCGGCCGACGCGTGGGTGGTCATCGCATTCGGGCAGAAACTCGGGCGGGCTCTGCTCGAAGGGGTGATGGCGGTGAACCTGCACGCCTCGCTCCTGCCACGATGGCGTGGGGCGGCGCCAATCAACGCGGCGATCCTGGCTGGGGACGCGGAGACCGGGAACTCCGTGATTACGCTGGCAGAGAGGATGGATGCCGGGCTTGTACTGGGGCAGACGCGGCGGTCGATCGAGCCGTCAATGACGGCGGGGGAGCTCCACGATCTGCTCGCGGCGGACGGACCGGCTCTCGTACAGAGCGTCCTGGAGCGTGCAGTCCCGCGTTTCCGGGCCGGCCTGGAGCCGGAGGGGGAGGTGCAGGACAACTCGCGAGTGACCCTTGCCAACAAGTTGTCAAAGCGGGACGGTTCGATGAGGTTCGACCTTCCGGCCGACTTCTGCCGTCGCCAGGTGCACGCGTTGACTCCGTGGCCGGGAGTAACGGTGCTTTGTGAAGGGAGACTGCTGAAAGTGCTTCGGGTCAGAACCGTTGGTGGCACATCGCCCCAGGCGCCTGGGGCGTTGATCGACCCGGCTGGAGGGGTCGTTGCCTGCGGAGACGGAACCATGCTGGCGCTGCTTGAAGTGCAGCCACCCGGAAAGCGGCCAATGGCTTGGGCGGATTATGCGCGAGGAAGGACGTTGAACGCTGGGGACCGGTTCTCCGAGTTCGAGCCCGGGGGGCATGACTGA
- the def gene encoding peptide deformylase, with translation MPVDPESLYIVEYPDPILRRKAAEVPAVNDEVRAVARRMIELMHEAEGVGLAAPQVGLAWRMFVAHVPEGEDRSASADPPTASVLPQVFVNPVLTHHPGPLEPLAEGCLSLPEVTGDVFRPAVVSITATDLDGERFSLTAAGLLGRCFQHEMDHLDGVLILDRMTQMSRLKNRSHIRELERSAKRA, from the coding sequence ATGCCCGTCGACCCGGAATCGTTGTACATCGTTGAGTACCCGGACCCGATTCTTCGCCGCAAAGCCGCTGAGGTTCCGGCCGTCAACGACGAAGTGCGAGCGGTGGCCCGGCGGATGATCGAGTTGATGCACGAGGCGGAGGGGGTCGGCCTTGCCGCTCCCCAGGTGGGGCTCGCCTGGCGGATGTTTGTGGCGCACGTTCCCGAGGGGGAGGATCGATCCGCGAGTGCAGACCCGCCGACGGCGAGCGTGCTGCCACAGGTCTTTGTGAACCCGGTGCTCACGCATCACCCGGGGCCGTTGGAGCCGCTGGCGGAGGGTTGCTTGTCCCTGCCCGAAGTGACCGGCGACGTATTCAGACCGGCTGTGGTCTCCATCACTGCCACGGACCTGGATGGCGAACGATTCAGCCTTACTGCCGCCGGGCTGCTGGGCAGGTGCTTCCAGCACGAGATGGACCACCTGGACGGTGTGCTGATCCTGGATCGGATGACCCAGATGTCGCGGCTGAAGAACCGGTCACACATCCGTGAACTGGAGAGAAGCGCGAAGCGGGCATGA
- the kdsB gene encoding 3-deoxy-manno-octulosonate cytidylyltransferase: MTATGERAVAIVPARMASTRFPGKVLAAQTGRPLVQHVVERARLAGSVSRVVVAADDARIRDALVPLGTEVVMTRPDHPNGTSRLAEAASRLSLAADTLIVNAQGDEPEIEPSIIDQTVAALVRAPGAVIGTAAVPFATGEDTGDPTAVKVVCDLRGHAMYFSRSPIPMDRDRRGGPDATALRHIGLYVYRKSFLDIYGTLAETPLERCESLEQLRVLQHGYAIQVAICEGAATRRGIDTPEQYAEFVARWRSSRS, translated from the coding sequence ATGACCGCGACTGGTGAGCGGGCTGTGGCCATCGTCCCCGCCCGCATGGCGTCGACCCGCTTCCCCGGCAAGGTCCTTGCGGCGCAGACCGGCCGACCGCTGGTCCAGCACGTCGTTGAGCGGGCGAGGCTCGCCGGGTCGGTCTCGAGGGTGGTGGTCGCGGCGGATGACGCACGCATCCGGGACGCCCTGGTCCCCCTCGGTACCGAAGTCGTGATGACCAGGCCGGATCATCCAAACGGAACAAGCCGCCTTGCCGAGGCCGCCAGCAGGCTCTCGCTTGCCGCCGACACGCTTATTGTGAACGCTCAGGGCGATGAGCCCGAAATCGAGCCATCGATCATCGATCAGACCGTCGCGGCCCTCGTTCGGGCCCCAGGCGCCGTGATCGGCACCGCGGCCGTCCCCTTCGCGACGGGCGAGGACACCGGCGACCCTACCGCGGTCAAGGTCGTATGCGACCTTCGAGGCCACGCCATGTATTTTTCCCGCTCGCCGATCCCCATGGACCGTGACCGTCGGGGGGGGCCGGATGCGACCGCGTTGCGTCACATCGGTCTCTATGTCTACCGCAAGAGTTTCCTCGATATCTACGGCACACTCGCGGAGACCCCGCTCGAGCGCTGCGAGTCCCTGGAGCAACTCCGAGTGCTGCAGCACGGCTACGCCATCCAGGTGGCGATCTGCGAGGGCGCTGCCACACGACGAGGGATCGACACTCCTGAGCAGTATGCCGAGTTTGTCGCCCGATGGCGATCCTCGCGCTCGTAG